The genomic window TACAGTCAGGTAGACAAATTTCAGGTAAACCACTTAGGAATGAGACCAATTTAGAACAAGCGGCTAACCAACAAGCTGTAGTGGCACTCAAACGAGCCATTTACAATATCCAAGAACGAAACCGCTTGGAAGGGCATAGCTCTGAGGTCTATAGCGTAGCATTTAGCCCCGATGGCAAGACCATCGCTTCTGCAAGTAATGACAAGAGCGTCAAACTCTGGGATGCCTCTACTGGTAAAGCCATCATTACCCTTAACGGGCATAGCGATGCGGTCTATAGCGTAGCATTTAGCCCCGATGGCAAGACCGTCGCTTCTGCAAGTTTTGACAACAGCGTCAAACTCTGGGATGCCTCTACTGGTAAAGCCATCATTACCCTCAACGGGCATAGCTCTGCGGTCTGGGGCGTAGCATTTAGCCCCGATGGCAAGACCATCGCTTCTGCAAGTCATGACAACAGCGTCAAACTCTGGGATGCCTCTACTGGTAAAGCAATTATTACCCTCAACGGGCATAGCTCTGCGGTCTGGGGCGTAGCATTTAGCCCCGATGGCAAGACCATCGCTTCTGCAAGTCATGACAAGAGCGTCAAACTCTGGGATGCCTCTACTGGTAAACCAATCATTACCCTCAACGGGCATAGCTCTTGGGTCAGGGGCGTAGCATTTAGCCCCGATGGCAAGACCGTCGCTTCTGCAAGTTTTGACAACAGCGTCAAACTCTGGGATGCCTCTACTGGTAAACCAATCATTACCCTCAACGGGCATAGCGATGCGGTCAATAGCGTAGCATTTAGCCCCGATGGCAAGACCATTGCTTCTGCAAGTGATGACAACAGCGTCAAACTCTGGGCTTACTTAAATAACCTAGAGGATTTAATTAGCCACAGTTGCGCTAGGCTACGTGTTTATTTACAATCAAATCCCAATGTGAGCGATAGCGATCGCACTCTCTGCGATGGAATTGGTGAAAAGAGCGCACCATAGGCTACGTGCTGATTTATCATCAAATCTCAATATGAGCGATCTCATCACCTGTCCCCTAACCCCTTAAGAGGATGTTTGAAAAGTCCCTATTGGTGTAGCAAAACATTTCAGATCCCCCTAAATCCCCCTTAAAAAGGGGGACTTTGAATCTATTCCCCCCTTTTTTAAGGGGGGTTAGGGGGGATCAAAACGCTATAGGGCTAGGTTATTAGACTTGTGTGTACACGGTAGCCTTTTTAAGTGCGATCGCTTGATCTTGTAGGGTGCGTTAGGTGGCGATAATCTCTGACAAAAACCAAAATTACCAATTCACCGTAACGCACCTTGATATTAAAATTTACCGTAAATTCAAGGGTTTAAGACCTCTACGTCTACACGTAGTATCAGTTGAGTTGGGGTTTAAATCCCTAACTCCAACTGTCTTTAATTTTGAATTTTGAATTTTGAATTTTGAATTGTTAAGCGATCACCCACCCTACACCAATTCAGAAACAGCGTTAATGTTAGCTTACCGTAGGCGATCGCGTGTAGGTTGCCTTAATTAACTAAATGTAAATCACCATTTAAAATAGAAACAGTTATAAAATTGAGATGATATTTTCTAACTACATATTTATGGAACAATTAAAATTAATAGTTCAAGTAGCTGATAAAGAAAAAGCAGAGATGTTGACAAAGATTCTTACATCTTTAGATTTTGTCAACTCGGTAGAACTGGTGGAACATAAGCCAACTAAATCTGATGATGAGCAAAATTTTTTCTCTTTAGCAGGATTATGGGAAAATCGAGATATTACTACTGAATCTATTCGTCAACAAGCATGGATGAAAGATATTCAATGATTTTATGTGATACCAATATTATCATAGAATTTTCAAATTAACGCACCTCTCAATCTCAATATGAGCGATCGCATCCCCTGTCACCTGTCACCTGTCCCCTATCACCTTAAGAGACTTGGCTATTTGCTGATTCACATTAGCCACATCAAAACGCTGACTAGCAATATTCCTCGCCTGACTAGCGATGGTTGCAGTGATTTCCGTCTCCTGCACACAAGTATTAATTACTTCTGCTAGTTCTTGGGATTCTCCTGGTGTCACCAGAAAACCATTTACCCCATGTTCTACTAATTCCATTGCACCGCCGGCTTTAGCTGCAATTACAGGTGTTCCGCACAGCATCGCCTCAACAATCACTCTCCCAAAGGGTTCGGGTGCAGTAGAAGTATGGGTAACTAAATCACACGCCGCCATTAATTGGGGAATATCAGCCCGAAATCCTAAAAATTTCACGCGATTTTCTAACCCCAGTTGGGCAATTTGTTGGTGTAATTGTTGAACATAATCTTGCTCACCAAATAAGGCATCACCCACTAAAATAGCTGTGACTTGAGGTGGACATTTAGCTATAGCTTCAATCAGGATATGCTGACCCTTCCAAGGTGAGAGTCGGCTGAAGTGTCCGACAACGAATTTATTTTCTAACCCTAATTGTTGCCGCAGTTTTTGGATATCTTCATCACAAGTTTGATAAGTTTTGGGGTCGAAACCGTTATATACAACTGTGGTAAGTTCTGGCTTCCCTCCCGCCTGCACAAAAGCCTTTTGACTAGCTTGGGAATTAGCTATAACTAATGATGCAAACCGATTGGCTAAGTTAATAGCAACCCGTAAGTTAGTTTTACTAAAGTGTTCTAAAGAAAGAATATCGTGTAAATGATACACCAACGGACGACGAGTTACAAAGCTAGCGATCGCCCCTACAACTAAGGCTTTTTGAGTATTGGCGTAGATTATATCATATTTATAAGCCTTTTCTACCACCTTGGCGATTAACGGTGCTAGTTGCCCCAAACTGGCGAAGGCTTGGAGTAAATTGCTTTGTTTGCGAACTGCGATCGCCTGATTTGTCAAAATTTCGACCGGAATCTGATTTTGTTCTAATAAAGTTTTAAAATCACCATCAGCGAATAAACCAACCAAAGCGCGATCGCAGTAAGGTTTAGCAATATCAATTAAACACAATTCTGCACCGCCTGGTTTACCGCTTTGGTCTAAAAATAATATTTTCATATGATGTATTGTTTAATAAACATGAGTCTTACCTCCGTGTCTCTGTGTCTCTGTGGTGAAAAATAATTTATTTAACCACAGAGGCACAGAGAAAATGATATTTAGGCTAAAATTACTTGTCGCACGCGTTGACCAATTTTTTGCCAATCAAAGTTATTAATAGTATATTCACGGCAATCTTTTCGTGACGGGATAGGAAGTTTTTCTAGTAATATTTGTTCTAACTTTTCGGCAATCGCTGAGGTTTCGGTGGAATTAGTAATTAGTTCGGGGGAGAATGGGTGTAAAATTTCTGGCATACCTCCAATTGGTGTACATAAAACTGGAGTACCACAAGCTAGAGATTCTATAATTGCTAAACCAAATCCTTCAAAAGATTGGCTAGGCATCACAGTTAATTTAGCAGCTTGGTAAGCTAAAGGTAATTGCTCATCAGGGAGAAAACCTAAGAATTTCACGTTATTTTCTAGACCTAATTCTTTCGCTTGTTGTTCGAGGGTAGCTTGCAGATGACCACGACCTGCGATCGCTAGCAACACATCAGGTATTCTGGGTTTAATTATGGCTATGGCGGCTAATAGCTTATCTAGTCCCATGCGCTGCACTAACCGCCGAGATGTAAATAAAATGGGACGATGTTCTGGCCAGCCTAGTTGCTGACGCGCCGCTTGGGGTGATAAGTTAGGCTGGAAGCGATGAAGGTTAACGCCGCCAGGGATGACATGAATTTTACTCCAGGGTACTTGATATTGCTGGTGTAAAATATTACCAAATGCTTTGCTTAAAACCACAAAGCGATCGCAGCGATTATAAGTAGTTTGTTCTATTAGCCGACGCTTGAGAAAAATTCTCAATGGATTATTCCCTATTTCCTGTTGACTTTCAAATGCCCAAGGCCCATGAAAGTTAAATGTAATAGGTACTCCCTTGGGTAAAATGTCTAAAATAGGAAAACTATATAAAGCAAAATGTAAGTTAATTGCATCTGGTTTACTGACTCTAGTTTTCTGAAAATTAGCCCGAATCGACCAAAATCTTTGCCAAATTGCACTTTCTGGTGATGCTAAGTTAGTCAACTTGATTGATGTATTCAATTCAGTTTCAGGTAAACCAACTCCACATAATTCCACTTGGTCTTGATTAGCGACTAAGGTATGAATTAAGTCATAAACATACCTTTCTAATCCTCCAGGCGTTTGAGGAAACCAGCCTGTTCCGACTGTCAGAATAGACGCAGACATTGAATGATAATTTTCTTTTTTATCTTCCACAGCTAATCTCCAGAGTTAAATTTTGTAGTATAAGTTGACTTTTATACCAAGCTGAATGAATTATTTTTTGTATAAAATCGTAAATTGGTACTGTTTAGTATTTATATTCTGTTATTCACCAAGGTGATCAGTAAATTTTCCCTCTGGCTAGATAAAGATTTTATATAAACTTGTCTGTAGCAAAGATGGATGAAAATTATAGAACCCCGATTTATAGAAGCTAGTACATACGTTTAAAAAATATG from Nostoc sp. UHCC 0870 includes these protein-coding regions:
- a CDS encoding glycosyltransferase family 4 protein — protein: MEDKKENYHSMSASILTVGTGWFPQTPGGLERYVYDLIHTLVANQDQVELCGVGLPETELNTSIKLTNLASPESAIWQRFWSIRANFQKTRVSKPDAINLHFALYSFPILDILPKGVPITFNFHGPWAFESQQEIGNNPLRIFLKRRLIEQTTYNRCDRFVVLSKAFGNILHQQYQVPWSKIHVIPGGVNLHRFQPNLSPQAARQQLGWPEHRPILFTSRRLVQRMGLDKLLAAIAIIKPRIPDVLLAIAGRGHLQATLEQQAKELGLENNVKFLGFLPDEQLPLAYQAAKLTVMPSQSFEGFGLAIIESLACGTPVLCTPIGGMPEILHPFSPELITNSTETSAIAEKLEQILLEKLPIPSRKDCREYTINNFDWQKIGQRVRQVILA
- a CDS encoding glycosyltransferase family 4 protein encodes the protein MKILFLDQSGKPGGAELCLIDIAKPYCDRALVGLFADGDFKTLLEQNQIPVEILTNQAIAVRKQSNLLQAFASLGQLAPLIAKVVEKAYKYDIIYANTQKALVVGAIASFVTRRPLVYHLHDILSLEHFSKTNLRVAINLANRFASLVIANSQASQKAFVQAGGKPELTTVVYNGFDPKTYQTCDEDIQKLRQQLGLENKFVVGHFSRLSPWKGQHILIEAIAKCPPQVTAILVGDALFGEQDYVQQLHQQIAQLGLENRVKFLGFRADIPQLMAACDLVTHTSTAPEPFGRVIVEAMLCGTPVIAAKAGGAMELVEHGVNGFLVTPGESQELAEVINTCVQETEITATIASQARNIASQRFDVANVNQQIAKSLKVIGDR